In Microbacterium maritypicum, the following are encoded in one genomic region:
- a CDS encoding DIP1984 family protein has product MKLAEALTARADLQRRIEQLRARIVANARFQEGEEPAEDAAALIVEADAALTQLRDLIRRINATNARLELGAAGTMTDALAARDVLRLRHSVLTDAAAAASGSNDQYLRQMRSELRQVSALPVAQLRSRADAVAQELRELDNRIQQANWSNDLEEESGSR; this is encoded by the coding sequence ATGAAACTCGCTGAGGCCCTCACCGCACGAGCCGATCTGCAGCGCCGCATCGAGCAGCTGCGTGCCCGCATCGTCGCGAACGCCCGCTTCCAGGAGGGGGAGGAGCCGGCAGAGGACGCCGCGGCGCTCATCGTCGAAGCCGACGCCGCCCTGACCCAGCTGCGTGACCTGATCCGTCGCATCAATGCGACCAACGCGCGACTCGAGTTGGGCGCGGCCGGCACGATGACGGATGCGCTCGCCGCCCGCGATGTGCTGCGCCTGCGCCATTCCGTGCTGACGGATGCGGCCGCCGCGGCATCCGGATCCAACGACCAGTACCTGCGCCAGATGCGGTCGGAGCTGCGGCAGGTCTCGGCGCTTCCGGTCGCGCAGCTGCGATCGAGGGCCGACGCCGTCGCGCAGGAGCTGCGGGAGCTCGACAACCGGATCCAGCAGGCGAACTGGTCGAACGACCTCGAGGAGGAGAGCGGAAGTCGGTAG
- a CDS encoding ABC transporter ATP-binding protein has protein sequence MIALDGVRRDYSSEVAIGPVDLEIPAGGITALIGPNGAGKSTLLTMIGRLNGMDAGAIEIAGLDVASTKSKDLAKVVSILRQENHFVTRLTVRQLVGFGRFPHSKGRLTRADEEIISRAIDFLDLGPLEGRYLDELSGGQRQRAYVAMVLAQDTEFVLLDEPLNNLDMRHAVQMMKHLRRAAEELGRTIVIVLHDINFAGHYSDHICAMKDGAVVEFGSPAEIMTDEVLTRVFDTPVRVVDGPSGPLAVYY, from the coding sequence GTGATCGCACTCGACGGCGTCCGCCGTGACTACAGCAGCGAGGTCGCGATCGGCCCCGTCGACCTCGAGATCCCCGCCGGCGGCATCACCGCGCTCATCGGCCCTAACGGCGCCGGCAAGTCGACGCTGCTGACGATGATCGGTCGCTTGAACGGCATGGACGCCGGTGCGATCGAGATCGCCGGGCTCGACGTCGCCTCCACCAAATCGAAGGACCTCGCGAAGGTCGTGTCGATCCTGCGCCAGGAGAACCACTTCGTCACCCGGCTCACCGTGCGGCAGCTGGTCGGCTTCGGACGCTTCCCGCACTCGAAGGGGCGGCTGACCCGGGCGGACGAGGAGATCATCAGCCGGGCGATCGACTTCCTCGATCTCGGGCCTCTCGAGGGGCGCTATCTCGACGAGCTCTCCGGCGGGCAACGCCAGCGCGCCTACGTCGCGATGGTCTTAGCGCAGGACACCGAGTTCGTGCTGTTGGACGAGCCGCTGAACAACCTCGACATGCGGCACGCGGTGCAGATGATGAAACACCTGCGCCGGGCTGCGGAGGAACTCGGACGCACGATCGTCATCGTGCTGCACGACATCAACTTCGCCGGGCACTACTCCGACCACATCTGCGCCATGAAAGACGGAGCGGTGGTGGAGTTCGGGTCCCCGGCCGAGATCATGACCGACGAGGTGCTCACCCGGGTGTTCGACACCCCGGTGCGCGTCGTCGACGGTCCGTCGGGGCCGCTCGCCGTCTACTACTGA
- a CDS encoding siderophore ABC transporter substrate-binding protein produces the protein MSVPRTLTATSVALVGLLALAGCASGSTAEPAKDEPAAASVTIEDNTGTHEIATPPASVVALDNRTFQTLSDWGVELSAGAVALMPETVSYVKDDGIVDIGLHSEPDLEAVVAVEPDLIISGQRFTQHNAAIADLVPEATIIDLEPREGEPFDEELKRQVTALGEIFGKQDEAQKLVDDFDAAVERAQAAYDDADTVMAVNTSGGEIGYLAPTVGRSLGPIYDILGLTPALEVEDATDDHQGDDISVEAIAASNPDWILVLDRDAVFAAETPDYVQAAEILENSEALAGVTAVKDEQIVYMPTDTYLNEGIQTYTTFLEDFADALEAAKN, from the coding sequence ATGTCCGTGCCCAGAACCCTCACCGCCACGAGCGTCGCGCTCGTCGGCCTCCTCGCCCTCGCCGGCTGCGCTTCCGGCAGCACGGCGGAACCTGCGAAGGACGAACCTGCGGCGGCATCCGTCACGATCGAGGACAACACCGGCACGCACGAGATCGCGACCCCTCCGGCCTCCGTCGTCGCCCTCGACAACCGCACCTTCCAGACGCTCTCCGACTGGGGAGTCGAGCTCTCGGCCGGCGCCGTCGCGCTCATGCCCGAGACCGTGTCGTACGTGAAGGACGACGGCATCGTCGACATCGGACTGCACAGCGAACCCGACCTCGAGGCCGTCGTCGCGGTCGAACCCGACCTCATCATCAGCGGTCAGCGCTTCACCCAGCACAACGCGGCCATCGCCGACCTCGTGCCCGAAGCCACGATCATCGACCTCGAGCCGCGTGAAGGCGAGCCCTTCGACGAGGAGCTCAAGCGCCAGGTCACCGCGCTGGGCGAGATCTTCGGCAAGCAGGACGAGGCGCAGAAGCTGGTGGATGACTTCGACGCCGCCGTCGAGCGCGCCCAGGCCGCCTACGACGACGCCGACACCGTCATGGCCGTGAACACCTCCGGCGGTGAGATCGGGTACCTCGCCCCGACCGTCGGCCGCTCGCTCGGCCCGATCTACGACATCCTCGGACTCACGCCGGCGCTCGAGGTCGAGGACGCGACCGACGATCACCAGGGCGACGACATCTCGGTCGAGGCGATCGCGGCTTCGAACCCCGACTGGATCCTCGTGCTCGACCGCGACGCCGTGTTCGCTGCGGAGACCCCCGACTACGTGCAGGCGGCCGAGATCCTGGAGAACTCCGAGGCGCTCGCCGGTGTCACGGCGGTGAAGGACGAGCAGATCGTCTACATGCCCACCGACACCTACTTGAACGAGGGAATCCAGACGTACACGACGTTCCTCGAGGACTTCGCCGACGCCCTCGAGGCCGCGAAGAACTGA
- a CDS encoding MFS transporter, which translates to MSSSLRARPHSRWWALIVISLTQLVVVLDGTIVSIALPRAQAALGLTDGQRQWVVTAYALAFGALLLFGGRLADYIGRKRIFMIGMIGFGAASLYGGFAQQGWELILARGLQGVFAALLAPAALALLTVTFPSGRERNTAFAVFGTVAGTGAAVGLLLGGLLTEFADWRWCLFVNIFFVVVGLIGGALFLTESRAEGENRYDVWGTITVTLGLGALVYGFSLAEHGWGDPLTITFLVLGVVLLAVFVWIESRVAQPLLPLRIVADRVRGGAFLIQGVAGAIMIGATMYLTFHLQFVLGMGAFPAGLATLPLPIATMIIAPIATRLLPVIGPRPMLIVGPLLAAAGMVYLSGITPDGAYLLQVAPALVVLGVGMAFIFIPLQNLALSGVAPHDAGVASAMANSAMQIGGSIGLSVFTAVYAASVGGHAQADVTPSQLTDAYGWTFIAAAIFMVAASVIAMFLVRGTKEELMPTQGERALAAH; encoded by the coding sequence ATGTCTTCATCCCTGCGCGCCCGTCCACATTCCCGGTGGTGGGCACTCATCGTCATCTCCCTCACTCAGCTCGTCGTGGTGCTCGACGGCACCATCGTGAGCATCGCGCTGCCGCGTGCACAGGCCGCTCTCGGTCTCACCGACGGACAGCGGCAGTGGGTCGTCACGGCTTACGCCCTCGCGTTCGGTGCGCTCCTCCTCTTCGGCGGACGCCTCGCCGACTACATCGGCCGCAAGCGCATCTTCATGATCGGCATGATCGGATTCGGCGCGGCATCGCTGTACGGCGGGTTCGCGCAGCAGGGGTGGGAGCTCATCCTCGCCCGCGGGCTCCAGGGCGTCTTCGCGGCGCTGCTCGCTCCGGCGGCACTGGCTCTGCTGACGGTGACGTTCCCCTCCGGCCGTGAGCGCAACACCGCCTTCGCCGTGTTCGGCACCGTCGCGGGAACGGGGGCGGCGGTCGGCCTCCTGCTCGGCGGGCTGCTGACCGAATTCGCCGACTGGCGCTGGTGCCTCTTCGTGAACATCTTCTTCGTCGTGGTCGGGCTCATCGGCGGCGCCCTCTTCCTCACCGAGAGCAGGGCCGAGGGTGAGAATCGGTACGACGTCTGGGGGACCATCACGGTGACCCTCGGGCTCGGGGCCCTCGTCTACGGGTTCAGCCTCGCCGAGCACGGCTGGGGCGATCCGCTGACGATCACGTTCCTGGTGCTCGGTGTCGTCCTGCTCGCGGTCTTCGTCTGGATCGAGAGCCGGGTCGCGCAGCCGCTGCTGCCGTTGCGGATCGTGGCCGACCGCGTCCGGGGCGGCGCGTTCCTCATCCAGGGTGTCGCCGGCGCCATCATGATCGGCGCCACGATGTACCTCACGTTCCACCTGCAGTTCGTGCTCGGGATGGGGGCGTTCCCGGCAGGACTCGCCACGCTGCCCCTGCCGATCGCGACCATGATCATCGCACCGATCGCGACCCGGCTGCTGCCGGTGATCGGACCGCGGCCGATGCTCATCGTCGGACCGCTGCTCGCCGCGGCGGGGATGGTCTACCTCTCGGGGATCACGCCGGACGGCGCGTACCTCCTGCAGGTCGCCCCTGCGCTGGTGGTGCTCGGTGTCGGCATGGCTTTCATCTTCATCCCGCTGCAGAACCTGGCGCTGTCGGGGGTGGCCCCGCACGATGCCGGCGTCGCGTCCGCCATGGCGAACTCGGCGATGCAGATCGGCGGATCGATCGGGCTGTCGGTGTTCACCGCCGTGTACGCGGCTTCCGTGGGCGGTCACGCTCAGGCCGACGTCACGCCGTCGCAGTTGACCGACGCATACGGCTGGACGTTCATCGCCGCCGCGATCTTCATGGTCGCCGCCTCCGTGATCGCGATGTTCCTGGTGCGCGGCACCAAGGAGGAGCTGATGCCCACGCAGGGCGAGCGGGCCCTCGCCGCGCACTGA
- a CDS encoding ABC transporter permease: MVSTDITPPPRYTGRLFDGTLLIGVLVVVVLLVISLFTGVYDIAGADDGAEMFQITRVPRTIALVLSGAAMAMAGLVMQLLTQNRFVEPTTTGTTEWAGLGLLMVMILVPQPSLPLRMAGAVLAAFVGTMVFFAFLRRVALKSSLIVPIVGIMLGAVVGALSTYLALATNSLQILGVWFAGSFTSVMRGQYEMLWIVAIIGVIVFLVADRLTIAGLGEEVATNVGVNYNRIILLGTVLIAITTGVVTVVVGNLPFLGLIVPNIVSMVRGDDLRSNLPWVCLLGIAIVTVCDIIGRTIIMPFEVPVSLILGVVGAVVFVLLLLRQRRRG; the protein is encoded by the coding sequence ATGGTCTCCACCGACATCACCCCGCCGCCCCGGTACACCGGGCGGCTCTTCGACGGCACGCTGCTCATCGGCGTGCTCGTCGTCGTCGTTCTCCTCGTCATCTCGCTGTTCACCGGCGTGTACGACATCGCCGGAGCCGACGACGGCGCGGAGATGTTCCAGATCACGCGCGTGCCCCGCACGATCGCCCTCGTCCTCTCGGGCGCGGCGATGGCGATGGCAGGCCTCGTGATGCAGCTGCTCACCCAGAACCGTTTCGTCGAGCCGACGACGACCGGAACCACCGAGTGGGCGGGGCTCGGACTCCTCATGGTCATGATCCTCGTCCCGCAGCCGTCGCTCCCGTTACGGATGGCGGGGGCAGTGCTCGCGGCGTTCGTCGGCACGATGGTGTTCTTCGCCTTCCTGCGCCGCGTCGCCCTCAAGTCCTCGCTCATCGTCCCGATCGTCGGCATCATGCTCGGCGCGGTCGTCGGCGCCCTGTCGACGTATCTCGCACTGGCGACCAACTCGCTGCAGATCCTGGGCGTGTGGTTCGCCGGCAGCTTCACCTCGGTGATGCGCGGCCAGTACGAGATGCTGTGGATCGTGGCGATCATCGGTGTGATCGTCTTCCTCGTCGCCGATCGGCTGACCATCGCCGGACTCGGCGAAGAGGTGGCCACGAACGTCGGCGTGAACTACAACCGGATCATCCTGCTCGGCACCGTCCTCATCGCGATCACCACGGGCGTGGTCACGGTCGTCGTCGGCAACCTGCCCTTCCTCGGACTGATCGTGCCCAACATCGTCTCGATGGTGCGCGGCGACGACCTGCGCAGCAACCTGCCCTGGGTGTGCCTGCTCGGCATCGCGATCGTCACGGTGTGCGACATCATCGGGCGCACGATCATCATGCCGTTCGAGGTACCGGTGTCGCTGATCCTCGGCGTCGTCGGGGCCGTGGTGTTCGTGCTGCTTCTGCTGAGGCAGCGTCGACGTGGTTAG
- a CDS encoding iron chelate uptake ABC transporter family permease subunit — MVSGVGEQLTTTPATRSAGSFTTPRARRRYLIVLGILIVLAAGSGFGLLAWGNPMPVGSTGFWRIAQHRAIDVTVMALVAVAQAIATVSFQTVTNNRIITPSIMGFESLYRVVQTSTVYLFGVAGLVAIQGVGQFAIQVAIMVGLAVALYGWLLSGRYGNLQIMLLVGIVIGGGLGAIATFMQRLLTPSEFDVLAARLFGNVSNADPSYLPLAIPLVVAASALLWLRSRRLNLMALGPDAARSLGVDHRRELFLVLFLVAVLMATSTALVGPMTFLGFLVATLAYQFADTHDHRLIFPVAVLTAFTILAGAYFVMKNVFYAQGMVSILIELVGGTVFLIVILRKGRL; from the coding sequence GTGGTTAGCGGCGTGGGGGAGCAGCTGACGACGACCCCGGCGACGCGCTCGGCCGGCTCGTTCACGACCCCGCGTGCGCGTCGGCGTTACCTGATCGTGCTGGGCATCCTCATCGTCCTGGCCGCGGGATCCGGATTCGGCCTCCTCGCGTGGGGGAACCCCATGCCCGTCGGCTCGACGGGGTTCTGGCGCATCGCCCAGCATCGCGCGATCGATGTGACGGTGATGGCGCTCGTCGCGGTCGCGCAGGCCATCGCCACCGTGAGCTTCCAGACTGTCACCAACAACCGCATCATCACGCCGTCGATCATGGGCTTCGAGTCGCTCTACCGCGTCGTGCAGACCTCGACCGTCTACCTGTTCGGGGTGGCCGGGCTCGTGGCGATCCAGGGCGTCGGCCAGTTCGCGATCCAGGTCGCGATCATGGTCGGGCTCGCGGTCGCGCTCTACGGCTGGCTGCTGTCCGGTCGATACGGGAACCTGCAGATCATGCTCCTGGTGGGCATCGTGATCGGCGGGGGACTGGGCGCGATCGCCACGTTCATGCAGCGACTGCTCACGCCCAGCGAGTTCGACGTGCTGGCCGCCCGGCTGTTCGGCAACGTGTCCAACGCCGATCCCTCGTACCTCCCGTTGGCGATCCCGCTCGTCGTCGCGGCATCCGCACTGCTGTGGCTGCGATCCCGTCGGCTGAACCTGATGGCCTTGGGGCCGGATGCCGCGCGCTCCCTCGGCGTCGACCATCGCCGCGAGCTCTTCCTCGTGCTCTTCCTGGTGGCCGTGCTGATGGCGACCTCGACCGCGCTCGTCGGTCCGATGACGTTCCTTGGATTCCTGGTGGCGACGCTGGCGTATCAGTTCGCCGACACGCACGACCATCGGCTCATCTTTCCCGTCGCGGTGCTCACGGCGTTCACCATCCTCGCGGGCGCGTACTTCGTGATGAAGAACGTCTTCTACGCGCAGGGGATGGTGTCGATCCTGATCGAGCTCGTCGGCGGCACCGTGTTCCTCATCGTCATCCTCAGAAAGGGCAGACTGTGA
- a CDS encoding DNA-3-methyladenine glycosylase — protein MTLIEHPAAADAASADARWETVYRPPHPLDLRRTVGMLRRGGTDPTMIVDGGVIWRAVRTPLGPATLALRMSGDEVRVSAWGSGAEHALEGVPALCGAHDEPGDFDASLHPLIAESARRTPGLRLARTDAVFDALACAIIEQKVTGMQAFGAWRWLVSRFGERAPGPTPRPMFAAPTAAQWFRIPSWAWHRAGVEPPQSRTIVRAAERGDRIARAVSAATTGADRDRVLTSLPGVGVWTSAETRIRALGDPDAVSVGDYHLAHEVGHALTGKRTDDDGMLELLEPWAGQRQRVIRLIFASGVQEPRRGPRLAPEDHRGR, from the coding sequence ATGACCCTGATCGAGCACCCTGCAGCGGCCGACGCCGCGTCCGCGGATGCTCGATGGGAGACCGTCTACCGGCCGCCGCATCCGCTCGATCTTCGACGCACCGTCGGCATGCTCCGCCGCGGCGGCACCGATCCGACGATGATCGTCGACGGCGGCGTCATCTGGCGTGCCGTGCGCACGCCGCTCGGCCCCGCGACACTCGCCCTGCGCATGTCCGGCGACGAGGTCAGGGTCTCGGCCTGGGGTTCCGGAGCCGAGCACGCTCTCGAGGGCGTTCCCGCACTCTGCGGCGCACACGACGAGCCCGGCGACTTCGACGCGTCGCTGCATCCGCTCATCGCAGAGTCCGCCCGGCGCACCCCCGGACTGCGGCTCGCCCGCACCGACGCAGTGTTCGATGCTCTCGCCTGCGCGATCATCGAGCAGAAAGTCACCGGCATGCAGGCCTTCGGCGCTTGGCGCTGGCTCGTCTCCCGCTTCGGCGAGCGTGCGCCCGGCCCCACGCCGCGACCCATGTTCGCCGCACCGACAGCCGCGCAGTGGTTCCGCATCCCCTCGTGGGCCTGGCACCGCGCCGGCGTCGAGCCCCCGCAGTCCCGCACCATCGTGCGCGCAGCCGAGCGCGGTGACCGCATCGCCCGTGCCGTGAGCGCGGCCACGACCGGCGCCGACCGCGACCGCGTGCTCACCAGCCTGCCGGGAGTCGGCGTCTGGACCTCGGCGGAGACCCGCATCCGCGCGCTGGGTGATCCCGATGCCGTCAGCGTCGGCGACTACCACCTGGCGCACGAGGTAGGGCACGCGCTCACCGGGAAGCGCACCGACGACGACGGGATGCTCGAGCTCCTCGAGCCCTGGGCGGGTCAGCGGCAGCGTGTCATCCGCCTCATCTTCGCCAGCGGGGTTCAGGAACCGCGCCGCGGACCCCGTCTCGCGCCCGAGGACCATCGCGGCCGCTGA
- a CDS encoding winged helix-turn-helix domain-containing protein — MSNTALLERPATTAAIRTQPDAAAPLAAAGADLPAVRSPRGFALYVGLDEIKAAEAGVSLPLLVDALRRTLAELAPGAETHATVALAPHGSGGRDLDVVRLALQEPGAIARTKAAAEEDTVEEETGVTVDISRKRVLIDGESAAFTYKEFELLQYLVLREGRTIERSELVSALWQAQDDETPGERTIDVHVRRLRAKLGRYEDIVRTVRGIGYRFDRHADVVIRYGHGTPSPDRF; from the coding sequence ATGTCGAACACCGCACTTCTCGAGCGTCCCGCCACCACCGCCGCGATCCGCACGCAGCCGGACGCCGCTGCTCCCCTGGCCGCCGCCGGAGCCGATCTGCCCGCCGTCCGCTCGCCCCGCGGCTTCGCCCTCTACGTCGGACTCGACGAGATCAAGGCAGCCGAAGCCGGGGTCAGCCTCCCCCTCCTCGTCGACGCACTGCGCCGCACGCTCGCCGAGCTCGCACCGGGAGCCGAGACCCACGCCACGGTCGCCCTCGCACCGCACGGCTCCGGGGGCCGCGACCTCGACGTCGTCCGCCTCGCCCTGCAGGAGCCGGGTGCCATCGCCCGCACCAAGGCCGCCGCCGAAGAGGACACCGTGGAAGAGGAGACCGGCGTGACCGTCGACATCTCCCGCAAGCGCGTGCTCATCGACGGAGAGTCCGCGGCCTTCACCTACAAGGAGTTCGAGCTGCTGCAGTACCTGGTGCTCCGTGAGGGACGCACGATCGAGCGCAGCGAGCTGGTCTCCGCGCTCTGGCAGGCACAGGACGACGAGACGCCCGGCGAGCGCACGATCGACGTGCATGTCCGCCGCCTTCGCGCCAAGCTCGGCCGCTACGAGGACATCGTCCGCACCGTGCGCGGCATCGGCTACCGGTTCGACCGCCACGCCGACGTCGTCATCCGCTACGGCCACGGCACCCCCTCGCCCGACCGCTTCTGA
- a CDS encoding GNAT family N-acetyltransferase has product MTISHTVGGFILTDEKDASRYTLMRDGKLVSVLDYRDDGHTIALTRAFTVPTFRGNGYAGKVVEGAVADIEERGDRKVDAVCWYVADWFAANPEHAPLLRSR; this is encoded by the coding sequence ATGACGATCTCGCACACTGTCGGCGGCTTCATCCTGACCGACGAGAAGGACGCGTCGCGCTACACGCTCATGCGCGACGGAAAGCTCGTGAGCGTTCTCGACTACCGCGACGACGGACACACGATCGCTCTGACGCGAGCCTTCACGGTCCCGACTTTCCGCGGCAACGGCTATGCCGGGAAGGTCGTCGAGGGGGCCGTCGCCGACATCGAGGAGCGCGGAGACCGCAAAGTCGACGCCGTCTGCTGGTACGTCGCGGACTGGTTCGCAGCGAACCCCGAGCACGCCCCGCTGCTGCGTTCGCGCTGA
- a CDS encoding exonuclease SbcCD subunit D, protein MRILHTSDWHIGRTFHGNSTMDALAEVLGALTEQVRENAVDVVVVAGDVFDSATPSGAAYTLLGDALVSLHETGARVIVTSGNHDSAARLGFQARLLREGIHVLTDPLAVGVPVTIADPEGPVHFFGIPYLEPAIVRQHWPEGDSSGRQLRTQAQTMAHAMDLVRAGMREHEGRSVAIAHCFAAGVDATVGLEREVRQGGLDVVPLSVFDGPDYVALGHIHGRQQISERVRYAGAPLHYSFGEQDKPRGSWLVELDAEGLATVEWLELPVPRRLVTLTGSLGEILAADTVAAHADDWVCAVYTDAVPQSEPMRRLRESYPHCAMVQHQPAAVAEVEEKSYVQRLRSAVTDADRIEAFLEHVRAGHGPTEVEHELIRAVLDERVRAEALV, encoded by the coding sequence ATGCGAATCCTGCACACCTCCGACTGGCACATCGGCCGGACGTTCCATGGCAACTCGACCATGGACGCGCTGGCCGAGGTGCTCGGCGCGCTCACGGAGCAGGTTCGCGAGAACGCGGTCGACGTCGTCGTCGTCGCGGGCGACGTCTTCGACTCCGCGACGCCGTCGGGCGCCGCGTACACGCTGCTCGGCGATGCGCTGGTGTCACTGCACGAGACGGGCGCCCGCGTCATCGTCACGAGCGGCAACCACGACTCGGCCGCGCGACTCGGTTTCCAGGCCCGGCTGCTCCGCGAGGGCATCCACGTGCTGACAGATCCGCTCGCGGTCGGCGTGCCGGTCACCATCGCCGACCCCGAGGGGCCTGTTCACTTCTTCGGAATCCCCTACCTCGAACCGGCGATCGTCCGTCAGCACTGGCCCGAGGGTGACAGTTCGGGGCGGCAGCTGCGCACGCAGGCGCAGACCATGGCTCATGCGATGGATCTGGTCCGCGCCGGCATGCGCGAGCACGAGGGACGTTCAGTGGCGATCGCGCACTGCTTCGCGGCCGGCGTCGACGCGACCGTCGGGCTCGAACGCGAGGTGCGTCAGGGCGGACTCGACGTCGTGCCGCTGAGCGTCTTCGACGGCCCCGATTACGTCGCGCTCGGGCACATCCACGGGCGCCAGCAGATCAGCGAGCGCGTCCGGTACGCGGGTGCTCCGCTGCACTACAGCTTCGGCGAGCAGGACAAGCCGCGCGGATCCTGGCTGGTCGAGCTCGACGCCGAGGGCCTCGCCACGGTCGAGTGGCTCGAGCTGCCGGTTCCGCGTCGGCTCGTCACGCTCACGGGCTCGCTCGGAGAGATCCTCGCAGCCGACACCGTCGCCGCACACGCCGACGACTGGGTCTGCGCCGTCTACACGGATGCGGTGCCGCAGTCCGAGCCGATGCGGCGTCTGCGAGAGAGCTATCCCCACTGCGCGATGGTTCAGCACCAGCCCGCAGCTGTCGCAGAGGTGGAGGAGAAGTCGTACGTGCAGCGGCTGCGCTCCGCCGTCACCGACGCCGACCGCATCGAGGCGTTCCTCGAGCATGTGCGGGCAGGACACGGGCCCACCGAGGTCGAGCACGAGCTGATCCGTGCGGTGCTCGATGAGCGCGTGCGCGCGGAGGCACTCGTCTAG